The window TGATCAGCATGATCTGGACGTACAAGCCCGGCGACACGGTCAAGCTGACCTACCTGCGCGGCGGCAAGCCGACCACGGTCGACATCACGCTCGGCTCGCGGATCGGCGACAAGTAGGGCGACAAGTAGGTCGAGAAGCAGGGCGAGAAGCAGAGCCACCGGCCGCGGCGGTGGCGTGACGGCGAGGGGCCGTAGGCGGGATTGCGCCTACGGCCCCTCCAACGTCCGCTTATGCTTCGGTGGTGTTCGATTCTCGGCACATACGGACGTTTCACGCGGTGGTCGCCTCCGGGTCGTACTCGGCCGCCGCCCGCGTACTGGGGTACACCCAGCCCGCCATCACCCAGCAGATGAAGGCGCTCGAACGCGCCGTCGGCACCCCGCTGTTCACCCGCGTGGGCCGCAAGATGCAGCTCACCGAGGCCGGGGAATCCCTCTCCCGGCACGCCGAGACCATCCTCGGCAACCTCTCCGCCGCCGAGGCCCAGCTGAGGGCGTACGCACGCCTGCGCACCGGGCGGGTCAGGCTGTGCGGTTTCCCCAGCGCCAACGTCACCCTCGTCCCGGAGGCCCTGAGCAGCCTGGCCAAGGACCATCCGGGCATCCAGGTGGAGCTGCTGGAGGGGGAGCCCCCGGAGTCGCTGCGCCGGCTGGAGCGCGGGGAGTGCGACATCACCCTGGCCTTCACCTATCCCGGCCTGCACGAGGAGGTACCGGAGGAGGTCACCGAGGTCAGGCTGCTGGAGGACCAGCTGACGGTGCTGCTCCCGACCGGGCATCCGCTGGCCCGGCGCCGCGCCGTGCACCTGGCCGACCTCGCCGAGGAACGGTGGATCGCCGGCTGCCCGCGCTGCCGGGCGAACCTGCTGCACGAGTGCGCGGAGCTGGGCTTCGTCCCCGACATCCGGTTCGCCACCGACGACAACCTGGTGGTGCAGAGCCTGGTCGGCCAGGGGCTGGGCGTGGCGATGATGCCCGCGCTGGTGCTGCCCTCCCTCTCGCTGAACCGGGTCTGCGGGCGGGCGCTCCAGCCGGCTGCGCGCCGGCACATCGCCGCCTACGTCTACCAGGACCACCTGCGGATCCCGGCGACGGCCGTGGTGCTCGACGCACTCAAGCGGGTGGCGGCGAACAGGGTCGGCTGCTGACCGGGTCGGCTGCCGGCCAGGTCCACTGCCGAACCCAACCCATAAGCGGTGCTTGGGATTTCAGATGACAACTGTCGTTGGACGTGATGGAACGGTGGCCGCACGCTGCCGATATGACCACCACCACGCCGGCCCGAACCACCACGAGGATGGCCGCCCTCGTCAGTGAGATCCGCACCGTCGTGGAGCGGGGGCTGGCTCCCGACCTCACCGCCTACCTGGTGGGCGAACGGCTCGCCCCACACCTGGGGGCACCCGAGCTCCTGACCCCGGCGCAGCAGGAGGGCGATCCGCAGCGGTACCGGCAGCACATCCTGCACGCCGAGTCCGACGGCAGCTTCTCGGTGGTGGCGCTGGTGTGGCTGCCCGGACAGGAGACCTGCATCCACGACCACGTGTCGTGGTGCGTGGCCGGCGTACACCAGGGCGAGGAGAGCGAACGTCGCTTCCGCCTCGCGCCCGGGGCCGGCCCGGCCCGGCTGGTGGCCACCGAGGACGTGGTCAACGCCCAGGGCGCCGTCTGTGGGTTCGCCCCGCCCGGTGACATCCACAAGGTGCGCAACTCCTGTCACACGAAGGCGATATCCGTGCACGTGTACGGCGCCGACGTGTCCCGGCTGGGCACCAGCATCCGTCGTGTCTACACGCTCCCCGTCGACTGATGGCCCTCCTCCACCGCCCTCAGGGGGCGGCGGCGGTCCGGCATGTTTCACGTGAAACATCCACTCCCTGGCCGGGGTTGGCGATGGCCGTGGGTGGAGCGCTTACGGCGTGGTGCATCCACCGCCTCATGCCCGCCGTTCCCCTGCTGACCGCATCGGTGGTGCTGGGCATCGCGGCGGCGCACCTCCCGGGCCTGCGGACGTTCGTCCGCGGCTCCGCCCGCCCGGGTCTGTCCCTGGCCGGCCGACGGCTGATGCGGATGGGCATCGTCCTGCTGGGCCTCGGCCTGGGGCTGGACCAGGTGCTCCGGCTGGGCTGGGCGACGGTGGCCATGGTGGTCGGAGTGGTCGCCGCCACCTTCCTCGGCACCCTCTGGCTGGGCCGCCGACTGGGGCTCCCGGGCGATCAGCCGCTGTTGATCGCCACGGGGTACTCGATCTGCGGGGCCTCGGCGATCGGTGCGGTGAGCCAGGTGTCCGGCAGCGACGAGGAGGACGTGGCCGCCTCGGTGGCCCTGGTCACCCTGTGCGGAACGCTCGCCATAGCGGTACTCCCCCTCCTCCAGGACCCGTTGGCCCTCTCCGACCCGGCCTTCGGACGGTGGGTCGGCGCAGGTGTCCACGACGTCGGCCAGGTGGTGGCGACCGCCCAGACCGCGGGCCCCGACGCACTGGGCGAGGCGGTGCTCGTCAAGCTGATGCGGGTCGCGCTGCTCGCCCCGCTGGTGGCGGCCGTGGCCTTCTCGGTACGGGCCCGGCGGCGCGGGGTGCGCACGGCCTCGGGGCGCCGGCCGGCTCCGGTGCCGCTGTTCGTGGCCGGGTTCCTGGCCGCGGCCGCGCTGCGCGCCACCGGGGTGTTGCCCGACGTGGCGCTGGAGTGGGCGCACACCGCACAGGAGGCACTGCTGGCGGCGGCCCTGTTCGGCCTGGGGAGCGCGGTGCACCTGCCGACGCTGGCCCGCACCGGCGGGCGGGCCGCGGCGCTGGGACTCGGGGCCTGGGTGGTGGTGGCGGGAGTCTCGTACGCGGGTGTGATGCTCACCGTATGACGGCGCAACGGCCAGGAGTTGGCCATTTCCTGGCCGGAACCGACCGAACGTTCTGACTGCCCGCTGACATTGCGACGCGCCCGTGCCACTCTGCCCCGGTAATCCGCACCACGGCCCACGCACCACGCACCACGCACCACGGCCCACGGCCCACGGCCCACGGCCCACGCACATGCACCGCGCACAGCCGATCCGCACCGACCGCTCTTCACCCCCACCCTGCCCGGCTTCATCCGGACCGGGCACGGCAGAAGGAGTCATGCGTGAATCGTCATCGCACGGCCTTATCCGTCCTGCTCTCGGCGGGCGCCCTGGTCGCGGGCGTCCTGACGGCGGCCACGCCCTCGGTCGCGGCCGACGCCCCCGCGTCCTTCCGGCAGCAGCACACCCAGGGCTTCTGGACAGCCGAACGGATGCGGAGCGCCACCCCGCTCGACGTGACGGCGGTCCCCGGCGCGGCCCGCACCCCGGTCGCCGCCTCCACGGCCCCCACCACCGTCGCCCCGACGCCCGCGGTGTCTGCCATGGCGGCCCCCACGGCGTTCCCGCAGGCAGGCGGCGCCTGGACGGGCGGCGGCGCGGTCGTGAAGACCTCGGGCCGGGTCTTCTTCACGATGGGCGGCCGGACCGCCTCCTGCTCAGGCGACTCGGTGACCAGCGCCAACGGCAGCACGGTCATGACGGCCGGCCACTGCGTGAAGTACCAGGGGGCCTGGCACACGAACTGGGTCTTCGTCCCGGCCTACAACAACGGCTCCGCGCCCTACGGCCAGTGGTCGGCCACCAAGACCTTCGCCACCGACCAGTGGGCCGCCAGCGAGGACATGAACATGGACGTCGGCCTCGCCGTCGTCGCCCCGCTGAACGGGCAGACCCTCAGCCAGGCCGTCGGCGCCCAGGGCCTCCTCTTCAACGGCGGATACAACAAGCGGATGTACTCCTTCGGCTTCCCCGCGGCGGCCCCGTACGACGGCACGAAGCTGGTCTACTGCAGCGGCAACAGCGGCAAGGACTTCCTGCTGACCAAGGACCACAGCCTGGCCTGCAACATGACCGGCGGCTCCAGCGGCGGCCCCTGGTTCCAGGACTTCAACGAGGCCACGGGCCTGGGCACCCAGGTCTCGGTGAACAGCTTCGGCTACACGTTCCTGCCGAACCGGATGTACGGCCCGTACTTCGGCAACGAGGCGAAGGCGGCCTACGACAAGGCCCAGACGGCCTGACCCCATACTCGCCTCCGCCACCCCCACCTGGCCGGTACTCTGTACCGGCCAGGTGGGTTGCCCGAGCGGCCTAAGGGAACGGTCTTGAAAACCGTCGTGGCGCGAGTCACCGTGGGTTCAAATCCCACACCCACCGCCAGCTCAGCGAACGCGCTGATCAGAAGGGGCGCCCCACACCAGGGGCGCCCCTTCGTCGTGGTCGCCGCCTCACCGAGAGGGTGCGAACCCGCCTTCAGCCACCCCCCGAACTTCAAGCCCGACGCCAAGTGGCAGTACAGCAACACCAACACCATCCTCCTCGGCCTGCTGGTCGAGAAGGTCAGCGGGCAGAGCCTCGGCGACTTCCTCCCGGAGCACGTGTTCACGCCGCTCAAGCTGAACAGCACGTCCCTGCCGACGGACAGCGTCGTACCGGACCCCCACGCCCACGGGTACTCCAGCTTCACGCCCGACGGCTCCGTCACCGATGCCACCAACTGGAACCCGTCCTGGGGCTGGGCCGCCGGCGCGATCATCTCCAACCTCGACGACCTGCGCACCTGGGCCCCGGCCCTGGTCGACGGCCGGCTGCTGAGCAAGAAGACGCAGGCCGAGCGATTGCGGACGCTCCCGACCGGGTTCCCCGAGATCTCCTACGGCCTCGGCATCCTCAACACCAACGGCTGGCTCGGCCACAACGGGGAGATCCCCGGCTACGAGTCCATCGCCGCCCAGCTCCCCGCCGAGGAGGCCTCTCTCGTCGTGCTCGTCACTTCCGACGTCGACCACAACGGCAAGAACCTGTCCTCGCTCGTCGGGAACGCGGTCACCTCCATCGTGACCCCCGACCACCTCTGGCCCGCCCCGGTGCCCACGGCGCCGGAGTAGCACGCCCCCGCCCGGGAGTTCTCCGTCGGGGTAAGGCGTGTGGAGGGATTCCCGGGTTGCGGGTCGGCCCGGGGCGTGCGGGCGGGTGCGACGCAGGCCTGGCCCGGCCTCCAGGCGTCCGCTGCCGACCCCCGTGGTCACGGAAGCCGGGGGTCCGATCACCGGTCTTGGGCCTTCCGAGTGGTGTTTGTCGGAAGATCGGCGCGCGTGGTGGGAGCGGTGCGGTTGCGACCACATCATGACGAATGTATTCAGATCCGCCCGTCGGAACATCGTGAATCGAGGCACCTCGTCATGGCCCACCGCAGCATCCTCACGTCGATCTGGACCTCCGTCCTCGCCGCCCTGGTCGCCCTCCTCTCCTCCCTCGGCCTCGGTGGGAAGGTGGCTCCGGCCGCTGCCGCCGCCTCCGTCCCGGCCCCCGCCCGTACGGTTCCCACGACCGCCTCCGTCCGTCGGCCGGCCGTCGCGGCCCGCCGGACGTGGCGGGCGATGATGCGGGGCGGTTCGCTCCCGCCGACCATCAAGCAGCGGATCCGCGCCGAGGCGCACGGCAAGACCCCCTCCGTCCGCCGCTCGACCACTGCCGCTGCCATGGGCGCCGGACAGGTAACTGCCACAGCCGCCGCCACCCGCACGCTGACCTCGGTCGCAGCACCCGCCGTCCCCGCCGTCACCGCACCCGCCACCGCAGCACCCGCAGCCACCACCGGGGCCGCGCGGGAAGCGCTCGCGCTCGCCGCGTAGCCCCGTACCCGCAGTCCGCACGAGCGCAGAGCAGTACGAGCAAGAGCAAGAGCAAGGCCAAGAGCAGAACCAAGACCAAGACCCAGAGCAGTACGAGCACGAGCACGAGCACGAGTACGAGTACGAGTACGAGTACGAGCACACGCAGAGCACGAGCAGTACGAGCACGAGCAGTAGGAGCACAAGCACGAGTACGAGCAGGCGCTGGAGCCCGGTCCTTGTGACCGTGGATCGCGCCGCGTGTGGTGCCCCGCCGTGGGGCACGGATGGATCACCCCGGCTTGCGCCGGGGGGCGCGCAGGGGGCGTGAAGCTTGGCATTGCAGGGCCGCAGGCCCGGGAGACGGTGGGGTTCCCGGACGGCGCGGCCCTTTTCGGCATGTCCGGGACGAGGCGGTGTGCCGGAACGCTTCATTCCTTGTGCGAAGAGGGATTCGGCGGGTCCCGGGGTGCTGACCTGGGGTTTCGGGGGCGTGAATGGGGTTTATCCGACGTTGGTCATGCTTGCGGGGGAATCGGGGACTCCGCGGTGGTTCGCCGGGGATTCGGTGGGCAACTCTGGTCTCGCGACGTCGTCACCACACGGAACGACCGAGGCGGTCGGCCAACTGCCTTGGAGCAAGTCCCACTTCGGTTTTCTGGAGGATAAAGACATGGCAAGCATCCGTACCGCCCGCGTCATCGCCGCCCTCGCCGCTCTCCCCCTCGCCGTCGGGCTCTTCGGCGGGGTGGCATCGGCCGACAACGGCTCCTTCGCGAACGACGGATCGAATGCGAGCGTCGCCAGCATCATCGGCAGCGGCGTGGGCGGGAACAACGGCGGCAACTCGTCCACCTCGCAGCAGGTGGCCACCGGCTCCGGTGCCTCCAACCAGAACAACACCGCGCAGGTCAACGGCTCGGCCTTCACGGTGATCCACCAGGCCAACTCGAACGTGGGGGTCAATTTCCTCCCCTGGTGGTAGCCGCGGCCCAAGCCGCTCGAATGCTTGAGGGCGTCTGTGCGACCGGACCGGCTGGGGTCCGGTAGCGCAGGCGCCCTCGCGCATGCCCGCGGTCCCCCAGGCCTCCTCGGTCCCCTCCCGACCTTGACATCACGGGTGAATCTGACGGACAGTCAGGTTCCCTCGATGATGTGATGCCGGGAGGCCCGCGCCGTGCACCTCGCCCCGACCGAAGGCCAGTTGCGGCTACGCGCCGAACTGCGGGACTACTTCAAGGATCTGCTGCCGGACGGAACCCCCGAGGACCCGGCCCGCCAGCGTGAACTGCTGCGCCGCATCGGCGCCGACGGGCTGCTCGGCCTCGGCTGGCCCGTCGCGTACGGCGGCCAGGGCCGCGGCGCCGACGAGCAGTTCGTGTTCTTCGACGAGGCCTACCGGGCCGGCGCCCCCGTCTCCATGGTCACGCTCAACACCGTCGGCCCGACCCTGATGAAGTACGGGACCCAGGAACAGAAGGACTACTTCCTCCCCCGCATCCTCACCGGCGACCTCGTCTTCGCCATCGGCTACTCCGAACCCGAGGCCGGCACCGACCTCGCCTCGCTGCGCACCCGCGCCGTCCGCGACGGAGCCGACTGGCTGATCGACGGGCAGAAGATCTTCACGTCCAACGCCCAGAACGCGGACTGGATCTGGCTCGCCTGCCGCACCGACCCCGACGCCCCCAAGCACAAGGGCATCTCGATCGTCCTGGTGCCCACCGACGCCCCGGGCTTCTCGTGGACCCCGATCGCCACCGTCGGCGGGCTCACGACCACGGCGACGTACTACGACTCCGTACGCGTGCCCGCCGGCAACCTCGTCGGCCCCGAGCACGGCGGCTGGGGCCTGATCACCAACCAGCTCAACCACGAACGCGTGGCCCTCGCCGCCATCGGCATGCAGGCCGAGGACTTCTACACGGGTGCGCTCGACCACGCCCGCACCCCCGACCCGGTCACCGGCGACCGGCCCGCCGACCTCCCCTGGGTGCAGTCCCGGCTCGCCGAGGCGCACGCGCGACTGGCCGCCGTACGCCTCCTCAACTGGCGCCTCGTCCAGGACGTGGGCGGCGGCACCCTGGCCCCCGGCGACGCCAGCGGCGTGAAGTTCCTCGGCACCGAGTCCACCGTCGAGGTGTACCGGATGTGCCAGGAGGTGGTGGGCGAGGAGGCCCTGATCCGGGGGCCCGCGGCCTTCGCGGGCGGCGAGCTGGAGCGGATGAACCGGGCCGCCCAGATCAACACCTTCGGCGGCGGGGTCAGCGAGGTCCAGCGGGAGATCGTCGCCATGATGCGGCTCGGCATGAAGGGGAGGAAGCGATGACGGCGGACGCGGCAGGCACGGCCGAGGCGGGCGAGGTAACCGCGGCAGGCACGGCCGAGGCGGTCGAAGCGGCTGACGCAGCCGAGGAGGCAGCCCGGTTCCACACGCTGCTCACGGCCTTCGAGGGACGGCCCGCCGCCACCGCGGGCCGGGGCAAGGACGCGGTCAACGAGTCGATGATCCGCCACTGGTGCGAGGCGGTGGGCGACGCCAACCCCGCCTACACCGGCCCGGACGCCATCGCTCCGCCCACCATGCTCCAGGCCTGGACGATGGGCGGGC of the Streptomyces sp. NBC_01294 genome contains:
- a CDS encoding LysR substrate-binding domain-containing protein — encoded protein: MFDSRHIRTFHAVVASGSYSAAARVLGYTQPAITQQMKALERAVGTPLFTRVGRKMQLTEAGESLSRHAETILGNLSAAEAQLRAYARLRTGRVRLCGFPSANVTLVPEALSSLAKDHPGIQVELLEGEPPESLRRLERGECDITLAFTYPGLHEEVPEEVTEVRLLEDQLTVLLPTGHPLARRRAVHLADLAEERWIAGCPRCRANLLHECAELGFVPDIRFATDDNLVVQSLVGQGLGVAMMPALVLPSLSLNRVCGRALQPAARRHIAAYVYQDHLRIPATAVVLDALKRVAANRVGC
- a CDS encoding cysteine dioxygenase family protein, which codes for MTTTTPARTTTRMAALVSEIRTVVERGLAPDLTAYLVGERLAPHLGAPELLTPAQQEGDPQRYRQHILHAESDGSFSVVALVWLPGQETCIHDHVSWCVAGVHQGEESERRFRLAPGAGPARLVATEDVVNAQGAVCGFAPPGDIHKVRNSCHTKAISVHVYGADVSRLGTSIRRVYTLPVD
- a CDS encoding YeiH family protein — its product is MALLHRPQGAAAVRHVSRETSTPWPGLAMAVGGALTAWCIHRLMPAVPLLTASVVLGIAAAHLPGLRTFVRGSARPGLSLAGRRLMRMGIVLLGLGLGLDQVLRLGWATVAMVVGVVAATFLGTLWLGRRLGLPGDQPLLIATGYSICGASAIGAVSQVSGSDEEDVAASVALVTLCGTLAIAVLPLLQDPLALSDPAFGRWVGAGVHDVGQVVATAQTAGPDALGEAVLVKLMRVALLAPLVAAVAFSVRARRRGVRTASGRRPAPVPLFVAGFLAAAALRATGVLPDVALEWAHTAQEALLAAALFGLGSAVHLPTLARTGGRAAALGLGAWVVVAGVSYAGVMLTV
- a CDS encoding trypsin-like serine peptidase, which codes for MNRHRTALSVLLSAGALVAGVLTAATPSVAADAPASFRQQHTQGFWTAERMRSATPLDVTAVPGAARTPVAASTAPTTVAPTPAVSAMAAPTAFPQAGGAWTGGGAVVKTSGRVFFTMGGRTASCSGDSVTSANGSTVMTAGHCVKYQGAWHTNWVFVPAYNNGSAPYGQWSATKTFATDQWAASEDMNMDVGLAVVAPLNGQTLSQAVGAQGLLFNGGYNKRMYSFGFPAAAPYDGTKLVYCSGNSGKDFLLTKDHSLACNMTGGSSGGPWFQDFNEATGLGTQVSVNSFGYTFLPNRMYGPYFGNEAKAAYDKAQTA
- a CDS encoding serine hydrolase domain-containing protein, yielding MVAASPRGCEPAFSHPPNFKPDAKWQYSNTNTILLGLLVEKVSGQSLGDFLPEHVFTPLKLNSTSLPTDSVVPDPHAHGYSSFTPDGSVTDATNWNPSWGWAAGAIISNLDDLRTWAPALVDGRLLSKKTQAERLRTLPTGFPEISYGLGILNTNGWLGHNGEIPGYESIAAQLPAEEASLVVLVTSDVDHNGKNLSSLVGNAVTSIVTPDHLWPAPVPTAPE
- a CDS encoding DUF6344 domain-containing protein, with product MAHRSILTSIWTSVLAALVALLSSLGLGGKVAPAAAAASVPAPARTVPTTASVRRPAVAARRTWRAMMRGGSLPPTIKQRIRAEAHGKTPSVRRSTTAAAMGAGQVTATAAATRTLTSVAAPAVPAVTAPATAAPAATTGAAREALALAA
- a CDS encoding acyl-CoA dehydrogenase family protein, producing the protein MHLAPTEGQLRLRAELRDYFKDLLPDGTPEDPARQRELLRRIGADGLLGLGWPVAYGGQGRGADEQFVFFDEAYRAGAPVSMVTLNTVGPTLMKYGTQEQKDYFLPRILTGDLVFAIGYSEPEAGTDLASLRTRAVRDGADWLIDGQKIFTSNAQNADWIWLACRTDPDAPKHKGISIVLVPTDAPGFSWTPIATVGGLTTTATYYDSVRVPAGNLVGPEHGGWGLITNQLNHERVALAAIGMQAEDFYTGALDHARTPDPVTGDRPADLPWVQSRLAEAHARLAAVRLLNWRLVQDVGGGTLAPGDASGVKFLGTESTVEVYRMCQEVVGEEALIRGPAAFAGGELERMNRAAQINTFGGGVSEVQREIVAMMRLGMKGRKR